In Phycisphaerales bacterium, the sequence CCGTTCCGTGCGGTCGGGCGGGGCGCTACGTCCTGTGTGTGGACGATTTCTGTCCGTGGCGACCCCGAGGATCGCGACGTGGTTTACTTCCGGCGGCGGCGGCCAGCCATCAGCATCCCGCCAAGGGCGAGGCCGAGGGTGCCGGGGGCGGGGACGAGTTCGGCGGTGAAGATCCAGTCGTTGCTCTCGATGTAGGTGTTGGGGTCACCGGCCATGAGCCAGCCCCAGCCCGAGATCCCCGCGAAGCCGCGGTGGCCCAGGTCGTTGTCCTCGTCGCCGAAGCGGAAGGCGTGGTTGCCGTCGCTCTTGTCGTAGAGGTTGATCGGGCCCAGGGGTGTGCCGATGACGCCCTGATTGTTCCCCGCGTCGGAGGAGACGTACACGTCGTCGTCGCCGGGGACGGGGCCGACGTTCAGCGAGTACGTGAAGTCGAAGGTGTACAGGGCCTGATAGACATCTGCGGCGTATGTCCCGCCGATGTCGCGTCCGCCGTAGGCCTGACCATAGATGTGGATCGAGGTCCCGTCGTAGTCGAGGAACATCGCCGACGAGGCGTGGTCAAAGTCGAAGGTGAAGATGTCGTGTCCACCCGTGACATTGAACAACTCGTCGAGGCGTGCGCCGTAGGGGGGCGGGACCTCGTTGCCGTCGGGGTGGTTGTGGAGGCGATAGGTGCCGGTGTCGATCGTCACGGCGGAAGCGCCAGCGGCGAAACCACCAAGCCCAACCGCAACAACCGCAGCCAACGCCAAGCCACTCACTGTGTTTCGTGCGCCTGTCATCGATCTCTCCTCGTGCCCCCTTTCGGGGACTGGGACTCTCGTCCCGAAATGCCTTGCATCCAGCCCGGGCGCAAAGACGGCCCGGCGCGGATCTCTCTGGGAGCCAGAATACCGGATTTCCCCGGCAGAACAAGCGATTTCTTATCGAACTGTCCACACGCCACCCAAAACAGGGGAAAACCCTGGGATTTCGCGATCCAACCCTGTGGAAATGGGGAACGTAGGAACGCCGCGATGTCAGGCTGGGCGATCTACAGGCCGGAGCAGTTCGAATCGTGGACTGCCCCCGCGAACACCAACACCCACCCCGACTCCGCTCCACGCCGGACTCACATCTCAGAGCCGCTCCGCGCGATTCTTGCGCCACAATCCGCAAGGAACCGCGTTCCAGGCCTCCCAGGGGCCTTCGACCCGTTCGCCGGGAAACTCCTCCTCGCGGGGGATGAAGAGTTCCTGATCAGGATTGCTTCCCACCCGATTCGGAATGCTCCGGACCCGATGAGGAATGCTCCATTCCTGATTGGGAATGCTCCATTTCCCATTTGGGGGACTCCACACCCGATGGGGAATGCTCCATTTCCCATCGGGGGCGTTCCACCCCCGATGGGGAATGCTCCATTCCTGATTCCCTGGACTCCATTCCTGATCAGGAACTGTTCATTTCCGACGGGGCGGGCTCCATCCCCCACCCGGTGGAGCGCCCTTCGGACGCCCCGGGGTCCAATGCCGCTCGGAGGAAGAGTTCCTCCGACGGAAGGCGTTCCACAAGGGATCCCCTTTGCTTTGCATCTGATCCCCTTTGTTCCACATTTCGGGCACGATGCCCATCGGACAACCCCCGTGGGGGCCCCGAGAGCCGGAATTTTCGCTCCCCGGCCCCACAGCAGGCCGCCAATCATGCATCGTGGGACCGGGACGATCGAGCGGGGCCGGGCACGCGCAGTTGCTGCCGATCCGCCCGCCCGGGCGTCTCCATAGGCTCCTCGGATTCTCCTCATTCCGCATTCTCCGCGAGCCTCGTCACCTCCTCCGCCTCATGCCCCGTTCCCATCCCCTTCGATTCCCATGACCGATCCCAAGACTGAGAACACTCTCGACCTCTTCGGGCAGCCCGCGAGTGCGCCGAAGAACGCGACGCCGGCGCTGGGCGCGAACCGCGAGCGCGAGGCCGCGCTCGTCGCCGCGTACATCGAGGCGTGCCATGATGGCAAGACGCTCGATGATCTGCCCTACACCGATGAGTTCGAACGCCTGTGCGCGCGCATCGAGCCGTTCTTCGCCGCGAACCCGGCGTTGATGGCTCCGCGCGAGCGGCGGCACGAGATCCTGCGCCTGCTGCAGAACATGAGGAAGGCCTCGAAGTTGCC encodes:
- a CDS encoding PEP-CTERM sorting domain-containing protein produces the protein MTGARNTVSGLALAAVVAVGLGGFAAGASAVTIDTGTYRLHNHPDGNEVPPPYGARLDELFNVTGGHDIFTFDFDHASSAMFLDYDGTSIHIYGQAYGGRDIGGTYAADVYQALYTFDFTYSLNVGPVPGDDDVYVSSDAGNNQGVIGTPLGPINLYDKSDGNHAFRFGDEDNDLGHRGFAGISGWGWLMAGDPNTYIESNDWIFTAELVPAPGTLGLALGGMLMAGRRRRK